A genomic stretch from Aerococcaceae bacterium zg-1292 includes:
- a CDS encoding segregation/condensation protein A has translation MAKEILKLDLEAFHGPFDLLLHLIKELKVDINDIPMREITQQYMFYLSSMQELQLDIAGEYLVMAATLLEIKARMLLPIEPSGELDSDYEEDPREFLVQQLLLYQQFQDVATALEMNEAKRAKLYMRPAEDLSFFQQSVPLEEGAISLDQLALLMSQVLQRQKEREPKQREVEYEPLSVSDKINEIQILIGKTNRRIAFEDLLTVGSRNEIITTFMAILEMVRKQTLVFYQASALAPIEIKRQESE, from the coding sequence ATGGCCAAAGAAATTCTTAAACTAGATCTAGAAGCATTTCACGGTCCTTTCGATTTGCTTTTGCATTTAATTAAAGAATTAAAAGTTGATATTAATGATATTCCAATGCGTGAAATCACCCAGCAATACATGTTTTACTTGTCCAGTATGCAAGAATTACAATTGGATATTGCAGGAGAGTATTTAGTGATGGCTGCGACTTTATTAGAGATTAAGGCACGGATGTTGTTGCCGATTGAACCGAGTGGAGAATTAGATAGTGATTACGAAGAAGATCCTCGTGAATTTTTAGTGCAACAATTACTGTTATATCAACAATTTCAAGATGTGGCGACAGCATTAGAAATGAATGAAGCAAAGCGTGCAAAATTATATATGCGGCCTGCCGAAGATTTATCGTTTTTCCAACAGTCTGTCCCCTTAGAGGAAGGCGCAATTTCTTTAGACCAATTAGCACTGTTGATGTCCCAAGTACTACAACGACAAAAAGAACGCGAACCGAAGCAACGCGAAGTGGAGTATGAGCCATTATCCGTTTCGGATAAGATAAATGAAATTCAGATACTTATTGGAAAAACCAACCGTCGAATTGCCTTTGAGGATTTGCTAACAGTCGGGTCACGAAACGAGATAATTACAACTTTTATGGCTATTCTTGAAATGGTAAGAAAACAAACACTTGTATTTTATCAAGCTAGCGCATTGGCACCTATAGAAATTAAACGACAGGAATCGGAATAG